A single genomic interval of Antechinus flavipes isolate AdamAnt ecotype Samford, QLD, Australia chromosome 1, AdamAnt_v2, whole genome shotgun sequence harbors:
- the LOC127549461 gene encoding uncharacterized protein LOC127549461, which produces MPAGVRGGSRKAWEPGRRRALLENIPEPQSAPEDILPTASVPRRATAGKAGAGRELWPKSSQLGPHGPGRLSSKCSLREPGHSRGRQGRLQTHEGAAHVESLPPQRGQSPPQREKTLHMDTLIPESGLFWPPPKGEAQRKAEAPVQARRVGPRTPRGRLLSSELRPGPGAMGRDFTALLRASLDHALCLMGEPRQPRRLDRIPKGLTVRRRSLRARLPYVRDGGGATAGSALTAFPGGPRPFCLRHL; this is translated from the coding sequence ATGCCAGCGGGTGTCCGGGGCGGTTCCCGGAAGGCTTGGGAGCCAGGGAGACGCCGGGCACTTCTCGAGAACATTCCCGAGCCACAGAGCGCCCCCGAGGACATCCTGCCCACGGCATCCGTGCCAAGAAGGGCCACGGCGGGCAAGGCGGGCGCTGGGCGAGAGCTCTGGCCAAAGAGCTCACAGCTGGGGCCCCACGGGCCCGGGCGGCTCTCCAGCAAGTGCAGCTTAAGAGAGCCCGGGCACAGTCGGGGCCGGCAGGGGCGCCTCCAAACTCATGAGGGCGCTGCCCACGTGGAGTCACTGCCCCCCCAGCGGGGCCAGAGCCCGCCCCAAAGGGAGAAGACACTGCACATGGACACCCTCATCCCAGAGTCTGGCTTATTCTGGCCGCCTCCAAAAGGCGAGGCCCAGAGGAAAGCGGAGGCCCCGGTCCAGGCCCGGCGAGTGGGCCCGAGGACCCCGCGGGGACGTCTCCTCAGCTCCGAGCTCCGACCCGGGCCGGGGGCCATGGGCAGGGACTTCACGGCGCTCCTCCGAGCTAGTCTGGACCACGCTCTCTGCCTTATGGGGGAACCCAGGCAGCCCCGGCGCTTGGACCGCATCCCCAAGGGCCTGACTGTGCGCCGGCGCTCACTGCGGGCACGGCTTCCCTATGTACGTGATGGGGGCGGGGCCACGGCCGGGAGCGCTCTCACCGCTTTCCCTGGCGGTCCTCGGCCTTTTTGCTTAAGGCACCTTTAA